A region of the Paenibacillus sp. J23TS9 genome:
CCTACCATTAATGGCAAGGGGAATCCGGATGAATTTATGCTCGCACCTGGATCCGCATTTGCGATTTCGGCAGACAGCAAGCACCTGGATGAAACCAAAGCATTCCTGAACTGGTTCATGATTAACTTCCCGAAAGAAGCGTTTGAAGCCAAAGGAGCAGTCGGTATCGGACAGAAAGTTGACGGCGACTTTAAAGCAGCCGGATATTCTGATATGGCCATGGATGTTCTGGGACTTTTCAAAGACGTGAAGGGTGGAGACCTGGCATTCGATAACACGATGAACCCGGGCACAGCACAAGTCCACTTGACCAGCATCCAGAATCTTTTCGCACAGAAAAAGGATGCAGCTGAAGTTGCGAAGGAACATCAAGCCGCATTCGAGGCAAACAACAAATAAGCATGACCGTGGAGAAGGGAACGCGTGCGGAATAACAGCATGACGTTCCCTTCAATTCCATGATGAACCAGCCAGAGAAGGAGGGGGTTAGTTGTGAACGTGCTGAAGGTCTCCCGCCTGACGATTGCCGCGTTTGTACTGCCTTGCTTAATCATTTATGTAGGAATCGTATTTGTACCGATTATCGTATCCATGTACAGTGGTTTGCTGGATTGGAACGGCATAGGAGAGTCCAAGTTTATCGGGCTAGAGAATTTTAGAAATCTGTTTTTTCATGATCCTGTTTTTTGGCCTTCTGTACGCAGGACGCTGATGTTTGCGGTCTTTTCCATGGCAGAGATTCCGGTAGCGCTGCTCGTGGCGATTTTGCTGAAAAGATATGTCCGCCGGCCAAACTTTCTGGTTTCAAGCTATTTTCTACCGGTTATTCTATCGGTTGTTGTCGTTGGACAGCTGTGGAAAACCATTTACAATCCTGCGTCCATGGGCGGCATGCTGAATCAGGTGCTGACTGCGGTCGGGTTGGAATCTTGGACTCACTCATGGTTGACTGAACCTTCGGTTGCCATGTATTCACTGTACTTCGTGGCATTGTGGCAGTATCTGG
Encoded here:
- a CDS encoding carbohydrate ABC transporter permease, whose translation is MNVLKVSRLTIAAFVLPCLIIYVGIVFVPIIVSMYSGLLDWNGIGESKFIGLENFRNLFFHDPVFWPSVRRTLMFAVFSMAEIPVALLVAILLKRYVRRPNFLVSSYFLPVILSVVVVGQLWKTIYNPASMGGMLNQVLTAVGLESWTHSWLTEPSVAMYSLYFVALWQYLGYHTLIQYTGILNVPEEIYEAARIDGAEGFTADRYITFPNIIPIFKISIVLAFIGSLQAFDMVMVMTGGGPAHATDVISTHMYNMSFLSMKYGYGSSIAAFLVILCLAATFLINLIFNKLEKRFS